The following proteins are encoded in a genomic region of Nicotiana sylvestris chromosome 4, ASM39365v2, whole genome shotgun sequence:
- the LOC138890505 gene encoding uncharacterized protein: MFFDGATNFKGVGIGAVLISETGQNYLVSAKLRFLCANNMAEYEACILGLKMAIDMNVQELLVIGDSDYLYQVQEEWATKNSKILLYLHHVQELRKRFTKMEFQHVPRVQNEFVHALATLSSMIQHPYKNFIDPILVKIHNHLAYCAHLEEEADEKPWFHDIKEYLAK, translated from the coding sequence atgttcttcgatggagcaacaaacttcaaaggagttggcataggagcagtcctaatatcagaaactgGTCAGAATTACCTGGTGTCTGCTAAGCTCAGGTTCCTGTGcgccaacaatatggccgagtacgaagcctgcattttaggactcaaaatggccattgacatgaacgttcaagagttgctagtgattggagattcagactacTTATATCAGGTacaagaagaatgggcaaccaagaactccaagatactcctgtatctgcatcatgtacaggaattaaggaaaaggttcacgaagatggaattccagcatgttcccagagtccagaatgagttcgtccATGCAttagctaccctatcatctatgatacaacatccatacaagaatttcattgatcccattctggtgaaaatccataatcatcTAGCTTACTGTGCCCATCTCGAAGAGGAAGCGGacgaaaaaccttggtttcatgatatcaaggaatatttggcaaaatga